A single region of the Nocardioides aquaticus genome encodes:
- a CDS encoding TetR/AcrR family transcriptional regulator → MPAETSPRPAPAPRTARAVARTELTRAILDSAGRQLAAVGPAALSLRAVARDLEMASSAVYRYVESRDALLTALIVEAYDELGEAVEQADAERARDDLAGRWRALAHAVRDWAVAHPHRYALTYGSPVPGYAAPYDTVGPATRTSRALLTLLSDAERAGRTPLAGGAGVSRAEQEAVAPVAELVDPAPGTAYVVAGLQAWATLVGQVSLELFGHLHRGVLDHDVHYETVVGRVGEELGLV, encoded by the coding sequence GTGCCCGCCGAGACCTCCCCCCGTCCCGCACCCGCCCCCCGGACCGCCCGCGCCGTCGCCCGCACCGAGCTGACCCGGGCCATCCTGGACAGCGCCGGCCGGCAGCTGGCGGCCGTCGGCCCGGCGGCCCTGTCGCTGCGGGCCGTGGCGCGCGACCTCGAGATGGCCTCGTCCGCGGTCTACCGCTACGTCGAGAGCCGCGACGCGCTGCTGACCGCGCTGATCGTCGAGGCCTACGACGAGCTCGGCGAGGCCGTGGAGCAGGCCGATGCCGAGCGGGCCCGCGACGACCTGGCCGGACGCTGGCGGGCCCTGGCGCACGCCGTGCGCGACTGGGCCGTGGCCCACCCCCACCGCTACGCCCTCACCTACGGCAGCCCCGTGCCGGGTTACGCCGCGCCGTACGACACCGTCGGCCCGGCGACACGGACCAGCCGGGCGCTGCTCACGCTGCTCAGCGACGCGGAGCGGGCCGGACGGACACCGCTGGCCGGGGGCGCCGGTGTGTCCCGGGCCGAGCAGGAGGCGGTGGCGCCGGTCGCGGAGCTGGTCGACCCGGCGCCGGGCACGGCGTACGTCGTCGCCGGCCTCCAGGCGTGGGCCACGTTGGTCGGGCAGGTGTCGCTGGAGCTCTTCGGCCACCTGCACCGCGGGGTGCTGGACCACGACGTGCACTACGAGACGGTCGTGGGCCGCGTGGGCGAGGAGCTCGGCCTGGTCTGA
- a CDS encoding class I SAM-dependent methyltransferase — protein sequence MAEQDFPPPAPVVVERRTVDEAESRRANGPDWDRYADEYQATHGAFLGDAGFVWGPEGLTEDDAGVLGDVAGRDVLEVGSGAGQCSRWVRSRGGRAVGLDLSYRQLQHSRRLDEATGVAVPSVLATATALPFADASFDVVFCSFGALQFVADLDVALAEAARVLRPGGRLAFSITHPTRWMFPDDPGPDGLTAVSSYWDRTPYVEVDPTTDEVAYVEHHRTLGDWVALLRAAGFVITDLLEPRWPEHHDRVWGGWSQLRGRLTPGTAIVGADLRG from the coding sequence GTGGCCGAGCAGGACTTCCCACCGCCCGCCCCGGTCGTGGTCGAACGACGCACCGTCGACGAGGCCGAGTCCCGCCGGGCGAACGGCCCCGACTGGGACCGCTACGCCGACGAGTACCAGGCCACGCACGGCGCCTTCCTCGGTGACGCCGGCTTCGTGTGGGGCCCCGAGGGCCTGACCGAGGACGACGCCGGGGTGCTCGGCGACGTGGCCGGGCGTGACGTGCTCGAGGTCGGGTCGGGCGCCGGGCAGTGCTCGCGCTGGGTGCGGTCCCGCGGGGGGCGTGCGGTCGGCCTCGACCTCTCCTACCGCCAGCTCCAGCACTCCCGGCGCCTCGACGAGGCCACCGGCGTCGCCGTGCCCTCGGTGCTCGCCACCGCGACCGCGCTGCCGTTCGCCGACGCCTCCTTCGACGTCGTCTTCTGCAGCTTCGGCGCCCTGCAGTTCGTCGCCGACCTCGACGTCGCGCTGGCCGAGGCCGCACGCGTGCTGCGTCCCGGGGGCCGGCTGGCGTTCTCGATCACCCATCCGACGCGATGGATGTTCCCCGACGACCCGGGCCCCGACGGCCTGACGGCCGTCTCCTCCTACTGGGACCGCACGCCGTACGTCGAGGTCGACCCCACCACCGACGAGGTGGCCTACGTCGAGCACCACCGCACGCTGGGCGACTGGGTGGCGCTGCTGCGCGCCGCCGGCTTCGTGATCACCGACCTGCTCGAGCCGCGCTGGCCCGAACACCACGACCGGGTCTGGGGCGGCTGGTCGCAGCTGCGCGGCCGACTGACGCCGGGCACCGCGATCGTCGGGGCGGACCTGCGGGGCTGA
- a CDS encoding DUF3068 domain-containing protein, whose product MRKIVGAVLIGIGGFLLVAAIVAVTWVPGQVQRTPIEIDTTTELEGQVATLDTETQELSETRDVYALSITKSDTEASTDDTVVFTTNTCLNEDLGQPRECYSPAEEDFVVTVSPTDVAATDRSTALAVPTDLEPVEHEGLINKWPFDAEQETYPYWDSTAQVAVDAVFDRTEEIEGLETNVYRIEVRDAPVLVSGLSEEIDGTYDDVKEIYVDPRTGAIVNQTEQQQRFFDDGTQALDLELAFTDEQVATNVADAQDNASSLDLLMRTVPLIGFIGGPLLLLGGLVLLLVGGRNRSATHSGRDSRPMAGAGV is encoded by the coding sequence GTGCGCAAGATCGTCGGAGCGGTACTGATCGGAATTGGCGGTTTCCTGCTGGTGGCGGCGATCGTCGCGGTCACCTGGGTGCCGGGGCAGGTGCAGCGCACCCCGATCGAGATCGACACCACCACCGAGCTCGAGGGCCAGGTCGCCACGCTCGACACCGAGACGCAGGAGCTCTCGGAGACGCGTGACGTCTACGCGCTGTCGATCACGAAGTCCGACACCGAGGCCTCCACCGACGACACGGTGGTCTTCACCACGAACACGTGCCTGAACGAGGACCTCGGCCAGCCGCGGGAGTGCTACAGCCCCGCCGAGGAGGACTTCGTGGTCACGGTCAGCCCGACCGACGTCGCGGCGACCGACCGGAGCACCGCCCTGGCGGTGCCGACCGACCTCGAGCCCGTCGAGCACGAGGGCCTGATCAACAAGTGGCCCTTCGATGCCGAACAGGAGACCTATCCCTACTGGGACAGCACCGCGCAGGTGGCCGTCGACGCCGTCTTCGACCGCACCGAGGAGATCGAGGGCCTCGAGACGAACGTCTACCGGATCGAGGTGCGGGACGCACCCGTGCTGGTCAGCGGGCTCTCCGAGGAGATCGACGGCACCTATGACGACGTCAAGGAGATCTACGTCGACCCCCGCACCGGAGCGATCGTGAACCAGACCGAGCAGCAGCAGCGGTTCTTCGACGACGGGACCCAGGCTCTCGACCTCGAGCTGGCCTTCACCGACGAGCAGGTCGCGACGAACGTCGCGGACGCCCAGGACAACGCATCCAGCCTCGACCTCCTGATGCGCACCGTGCCGCTGATCGGCTTCATCGGCGGCCCGCTGCTGCTCCTCGGCGGCCTGGTCCTCCTGCTGGTGGGCGGACGGAACAGGTCGGCGACGCACAGCGGTCGCGACTCGCGGCCGATGGCCGGCGCCGGGGTCTGA
- a CDS encoding phosphotransferase, with amino-acid sequence MTTAGTDGYTLEPLPGSWSGETFLARAGAERTVVRLYGGRSLARGPAAPEVDAAVLTLVRGLLPVPDVLEVRRADPASGSPGMLVTAFVPGVRGDLALGSAEDDEALGRLGHGLGHVAGLLACMPQPGTGPFVDGDLRVGSFGDEADVGGVVAAHLDRLHPDDGWGGDERAGLQEVAERADEVLAGVRRRSLVHSDLNPKNVLVAPGTLEVVAVLDWEFAHAGHPVTDLGNLLRHDRRPAYVDAVLAAYRDRVPVTEGGADLLDRARAADLVALVDLAARRGANPEADRAHALLLAVARRRDWHAVPG; translated from the coding sequence GTGACCACCGCCGGGACGGACGGCTACACCCTGGAACCCCTCCCGGGGAGCTGGTCCGGGGAGACCTTCCTGGCCCGTGCCGGCGCCGAGCGCACGGTCGTGCGGTTGTACGGCGGCCGCTCGCTGGCCCGGGGACCGGCGGCCCCCGAGGTCGATGCGGCGGTGCTGACGCTCGTACGCGGGCTGCTCCCGGTGCCCGACGTGCTCGAGGTCCGCCGCGCCGACCCGGCGTCCGGCTCGCCGGGCATGCTCGTCACCGCGTTCGTGCCGGGGGTGCGGGGCGACCTCGCCCTGGGCTCGGCCGAGGACGACGAGGCGCTCGGCCGCCTCGGCCACGGGCTGGGGCACGTGGCAGGCCTGCTCGCCTGCATGCCCCAGCCGGGCACCGGCCCGTTCGTCGACGGCGACCTGCGGGTCGGGTCGTTCGGCGACGAGGCCGACGTCGGTGGGGTCGTCGCCGCCCATCTCGACCGGCTGCACCCCGACGACGGCTGGGGTGGCGACGAGCGGGCCGGGCTGCAGGAGGTGGCCGAGCGTGCCGACGAGGTGCTGGCCGGCGTACGCCGCCGCAGCCTGGTGCACAGCGACCTGAACCCGAAGAACGTGTTGGTGGCTCCCGGGACGCTCGAGGTGGTCGCGGTCCTCGACTGGGAGTTCGCGCACGCCGGCCACCCCGTCACCGACCTGGGCAACCTGCTGCGCCACGACCGCCGGCCGGCGTACGTCGACGCGGTGCTCGCGGCGTACCGGGACCGGGTCCCGGTCACGGAGGGGGGCGCCGACCTGCTCGACCGGGCACGGGCGGCGGACCTGGTCGCGCTGGTCGACCTCGCCGCGCGGCGAGGCGCGAACCCCGAGGCCGACCGGGCGCACGCGCTGCTGCTGGCCGTGGCCCGTCGGCGCGACTGGCACGCCGTACCCGGGTGA
- a CDS encoding aryl-sulfate sulfotransferase, whose protein sequence is MTSRRAVPAAALALALAVALAPAVGAAGTTPSAAADRARVQIEVTGVGVTTWPAFDPQVERYAIDTASDTGGAVTVRASTTDPTARITVDGLPLRGGERTVDGLEPGDEVAVLVDGDRGSAVHSFLYLPPQFPVLERDTDGPSLDTPSPGHVLLTLGLWTEPSPFFETAVDANGVPAFVVSTANSMDLKPAPGGHYSVARGRAEGGADVVELDEQLREVGRYRTVGLQHTDGHDAILEEDGTRYLLAYEPNTRTGLTDAVVQHVAADGSVLFEWNSADHVDVEAETVVGVDDPDYAHINSVEVMQDGDLLLSFRHLSSVLKVARTAHDGFAAGEVVWRLGGRASDFTVRDPDGSPDGGPCAQHTAHELPNGDIQVFDNGAWSLNPLCIDPADPAGDTVARTPTRIAQFRLDETDGSATVVEEQVVGDRYAIFAGSVQPLDGDRSMIGWASSTEAVASELGPGGELLWDLRATERPRYFSYRAHKAPVPDATPPDVMTPMPADGATYTVGDRVVPRARCTDRGGSSLHACEVSAVDTTTPGRRVVTFTATDGAGNTTVVQCDYDVVAPGDRPDALIGFSRRTLVGDDVYGGPARQSVTGPLRRAGRTVQVRVENDGSAPSRFVLATTGPSRDFRLALSYPDGRRRSPVLAPGGIWTVGVTVEPRRSARRGDLAVVRLAARAVDGSTVDTVRARLRLR, encoded by the coding sequence ATGACCTCTCGCAGGGCGGTCCCGGCTGCCGCACTGGCTCTGGCCCTGGCCGTCGCGCTCGCCCCGGCCGTCGGGGCCGCCGGCACGACCCCGTCGGCCGCAGCCGACCGGGCAAGGGTGCAGATCGAGGTCACGGGCGTCGGAGTCACCACCTGGCCGGCCTTCGACCCGCAGGTCGAGCGGTATGCCATCGACACGGCGTCGGACACCGGGGGCGCCGTGACCGTGCGCGCCTCGACGACGGACCCGACCGCACGGATCACCGTCGACGGCCTGCCGCTGAGAGGGGGCGAGCGCACCGTCGACGGTCTCGAGCCCGGCGACGAGGTCGCCGTCCTGGTCGATGGAGACCGTGGTTCCGCGGTGCACTCCTTCCTCTACCTGCCGCCGCAGTTCCCGGTGCTGGAGCGCGACACCGACGGGCCGAGCCTGGACACGCCCTCGCCCGGGCACGTGCTGCTGACCCTCGGCCTCTGGACCGAGCCGTCACCGTTCTTCGAGACGGCCGTCGACGCCAACGGGGTCCCGGCGTTCGTCGTCAGCACGGCGAACTCGATGGATCTCAAGCCGGCCCCGGGAGGCCACTACAGCGTGGCCAGGGGGCGGGCCGAGGGTGGGGCCGACGTCGTCGAGCTCGACGAGCAGCTGCGGGAGGTCGGTCGCTACCGGACCGTCGGCCTCCAGCACACGGACGGCCACGACGCTATCCTCGAGGAGGACGGAACCCGGTACCTCCTGGCCTACGAGCCGAACACCCGGACCGGGCTGACGGACGCGGTCGTCCAGCACGTCGCGGCGGACGGCTCGGTGCTGTTCGAGTGGAACAGCGCCGACCACGTCGACGTGGAGGCCGAGACCGTCGTCGGTGTGGACGACCCGGACTACGCGCACATCAACTCGGTCGAGGTGATGCAGGACGGGGACCTCCTGCTGTCCTTCCGCCACCTCAGCTCCGTGCTCAAGGTGGCGCGCACGGCCCACGACGGCTTCGCGGCCGGCGAGGTGGTGTGGCGCCTCGGGGGCCGGGCCAGCGACTTCACGGTCAGGGATCCTGACGGCTCACCGGACGGGGGTCCCTGCGCGCAGCACACGGCCCACGAGCTCCCGAACGGTGACATCCAGGTCTTCGACAACGGTGCGTGGTCGTTGAACCCGCTCTGCATCGACCCCGCCGATCCCGCGGGCGACACCGTGGCCCGCACGCCGACGCGGATCGCGCAGTTCCGGCTGGACGAGACCGACGGCAGTGCGACGGTGGTCGAGGAGCAGGTCGTGGGCGACCGGTACGCGATCTTCGCCGGGTCCGTGCAGCCCCTGGACGGGGACAGGTCCATGATCGGCTGGGCCTCGTCGACGGAGGCCGTGGCCAGCGAGCTCGGCCCCGGCGGCGAGCTGTTGTGGGACCTGCGAGCGACCGAGCGCCCGCGGTACTTCAGCTACCGCGCGCACAAGGCCCCGGTGCCGGACGCGACCCCGCCCGACGTCATGACGCCCATGCCGGCCGACGGCGCCACCTACACCGTGGGTGACCGGGTCGTCCCTCGTGCGCGGTGCACGGATCGTGGCGGCTCGAGCCTGCACGCGTGCGAGGTCTCCGCGGTCGACACCACGACCCCCGGTCGGCGCGTGGTGACGTTCACGGCGACGGACGGCGCCGGCAACACGACCGTGGTCCAGTGCGACTACGACGTGGTCGCGCCCGGGGACCGCCCCGACGCTCTGATCGGCTTCTCGCGTCGCACGCTGGTCGGTGACGACGTCTACGGCGGGCCGGCACGCCAGAGCGTGACCGGACCGCTGCGTCGCGCTGGTCGGACGGTCCAGGTCCGGGTGGAGAACGACGGGAGCGCACCGTCGCGTTTCGTGCTCGCCACGACAGGACCGTCCCGCGACTTCCGGCTCGCGCTGAGCTACCCCGACGGGCGCCGCCGCTCACCGGTGCTGGCGCCCGGCGGGATCTGGACGGTCGGGGTCACGGTCGAGCCGAGGCGCTCGGCGCGGCGTGGCGACCTCGCGGTGGTGCGCCTGGCGGCGCGCGCGGTCGACGGGTCGACGGTCGACACCGTGCGAGCCCGCCTCAGGCTGCGGTGA
- the rpsA gene encoding 30S ribosomal protein S1 — protein MTSTIIPPADAAPQVAINDIGSEEDFLAAIDATIKYFNDGDIVEGIIVKVDRDEVLLDIGYKTEGVIPSRELSIKHDVDPHEVVEVGDAVEALVLQKEDKEGRLILSKKRAQYERAWGTIEQVKEEDGVVEGTVIEVVKGGLILDIGLRGFLPASLVEMRRVRDLQPYVGQKLEAKIIELDKNRNNVVLSRRAWLEQTQSEVRHSFLTQLQRGQIRKGVVSSIVNFGAFVDLGGVDGLVHVSELSWKHIDHPSEVVAVGDEVTVEVLDVDMDRERVSLSLKATQEDPWQHFARTHQIGQIVPGKVTKLVPFGSFVRVEEGIEGLVHISELAERHVEIPEQVVQVGDDVMVKIIDIDLERRRISLSLKQANENPAATDVEDFDPTLYGMTATYDEQGNYVYPEGFDPETGEWLEGYDDQRAVWEQQYATAHERWEAHVKQQAEAAKAEVEAGEATSYSSDTGNAGNTASGSTQQASSGATESTGGSLASDEALQALREKLTGGGA, from the coding sequence ATGACGAGCACCATCATCCCTCCCGCCGATGCCGCGCCTCAGGTCGCGATCAACGACATCGGGTCCGAGGAGGACTTCCTCGCCGCGATCGACGCGACCATCAAGTACTTCAACGACGGTGACATCGTCGAGGGCATCATCGTCAAGGTCGACCGGGACGAGGTCCTGCTCGACATCGGTTACAAGACCGAAGGCGTCATCCCCTCCCGCGAGCTGTCGATCAAGCACGACGTCGACCCCCACGAGGTCGTCGAGGTCGGCGACGCGGTCGAGGCCCTGGTCCTCCAGAAGGAGGACAAGGAGGGTCGCCTGATCCTGTCCAAGAAGCGCGCGCAGTACGAGCGCGCCTGGGGCACGATCGAGCAGGTCAAGGAGGAGGACGGCGTCGTCGAGGGCACCGTCATCGAGGTCGTCAAGGGCGGCCTCATCCTCGACATCGGCCTGCGCGGCTTCCTGCCGGCGTCGCTGGTCGAGATGCGCCGTGTGCGCGACCTCCAGCCGTACGTCGGCCAGAAGCTCGAGGCGAAGATCATCGAGCTCGACAAGAACCGCAACAACGTGGTCCTGTCGCGCCGTGCCTGGCTCGAGCAGACCCAGTCCGAGGTCCGCCACAGCTTCCTCACGCAGCTCCAGCGCGGCCAGATCCGCAAGGGCGTCGTGTCCTCCATCGTCAACTTCGGTGCGTTCGTGGACCTCGGCGGCGTCGACGGTCTCGTGCACGTCTCCGAGCTGTCCTGGAAGCACATCGACCACCCCTCGGAGGTCGTGGCCGTCGGCGACGAGGTCACCGTCGAGGTGCTCGACGTCGACATGGACCGCGAGCGCGTCTCGCTGTCGCTCAAGGCGACGCAGGAGGACCCCTGGCAGCACTTCGCCCGCACCCACCAGATCGGTCAGATCGTGCCCGGCAAGGTCACCAAGCTGGTGCCCTTCGGCTCGTTCGTCCGTGTCGAGGAGGGCATCGAGGGCCTGGTGCACATCTCCGAGCTGGCCGAGCGCCACGTGGAGATCCCCGAGCAGGTCGTGCAGGTCGGCGACGACGTCATGGTCAAGATCATCGACATCGACCTCGAGCGTCGCCGCATCTCGCTGTCGCTGAAGCAGGCCAACGAGAACCCGGCCGCCACGGACGTCGAGGACTTCGACCCCACGCTCTACGGCATGACGGCCACCTACGACGAGCAGGGCAACTACGTCTACCCCGAGGGCTTCGACCCCGAGACGGGCGAGTGGCTCGAGGGCTACGACGACCAGCGCGCGGTGTGGGAGCAGCAGTACGCCACCGCCCACGAGCGCTGGGAGGCCCACGTCAAGCAGCAGGCCGAGGCCGCCAAGGCGGAGGTCGAGGCCGGCGAGGCCACCTCGTACTCCTCTGACACCGGCAACGCGGGCAACACCGCGTCGGGCTCCACGCAGCAGGCGTCCTCGGGCGCCACGGAGAGCACCGGCGGCTCGCTGGCCTCCGACGAGGCCCTCCAGGCCCTGCGCGAGAAGCTCACCGGCGGGGGCGCCTGA
- a CDS encoding acyltransferase family protein has protein sequence MTPSSHLGDHLVPAPPRSGPRFPALDTLRLVGALCVLTTHVAFWSGDYTRHGVWGTLLARLDVGVAIFFVLSGFLLARPWIMAGLDAAPRPDPLSYLRRRWWRIAPLYLLTVALALALVEDNRGLGWGERVSTVLMLDTVTSTSFPAGLTHMWSLAVEVSFYLLLPLLMLLLLGRTGRGPTSTRRIWTGLLAMTVVSVWWHLDGAARVGSSTGGSPTQWLPAFLTWFAIGIALALLQVLLVRGRSPRAAGAVHALAHQPGACWALAAGLLLASATPVAGPAMFAAPTPAQSLTKHLLYAAVALLVVLPSILGRREHSRYDTVLSATPLRRLGWISYGVFCLHLPVLHLVMWATGWELFAGRGLQIFVVTVLLSLLAAEAAYRFVELPALALGRRPSRFTRNRGTRTGPSAADDDASASAASAGTQR, from the coding sequence GTGACCCCGTCCTCGCACCTCGGCGACCACCTGGTCCCGGCGCCTCCCCGCTCGGGCCCGCGCTTCCCGGCGCTGGACACCCTTCGGCTCGTCGGAGCCCTCTGCGTCCTCACCACCCACGTGGCCTTCTGGTCGGGCGACTACACCCGTCACGGCGTCTGGGGAACGTTGCTGGCCCGTCTCGACGTCGGGGTCGCGATCTTCTTCGTCCTGTCGGGGTTCCTCCTGGCGCGGCCCTGGATCATGGCGGGGCTCGACGCTGCGCCTCGCCCGGACCCCCTGTCGTACCTGCGCCGTCGCTGGTGGCGGATCGCGCCGCTCTACCTCCTCACGGTGGCCCTCGCGCTCGCCCTCGTCGAGGACAACCGTGGGCTGGGCTGGGGCGAGCGCGTCAGCACGGTGCTGATGCTGGACACCGTCACCAGCACCTCGTTCCCCGCGGGCCTCACCCACATGTGGAGCCTGGCCGTCGAGGTGTCCTTCTACCTCCTGCTCCCCCTGCTGATGCTTCTGCTCCTCGGCCGCACCGGGCGTGGACCCACCTCCACCCGTCGCATCTGGACCGGTCTCCTCGCGATGACCGTGGTCTCGGTGTGGTGGCACCTCGACGGGGCGGCCCGGGTCGGCTCCTCGACCGGTGGCAGCCCGACCCAGTGGCTCCCGGCCTTCCTGACCTGGTTCGCGATCGGCATCGCCCTGGCACTGCTGCAGGTGCTGCTGGTCCGAGGACGCAGCCCCCGAGCGGCCGGTGCGGTGCACGCCCTCGCCCACCAGCCCGGCGCCTGCTGGGCGCTCGCCGCGGGCCTCCTGCTGGCCTCGGCCACGCCGGTCGCGGGCCCGGCCATGTTCGCCGCTCCCACGCCTGCCCAATCGCTGACGAAGCACCTGCTCTACGCGGCGGTCGCCCTCCTCGTGGTCCTGCCCAGCATCCTGGGGCGCCGCGAGCACAGCCGGTACGACACCGTGCTCTCGGCCACCCCGCTGCGGCGGCTGGGCTGGATCAGCTACGGCGTGTTCTGCCTCCACCTGCCGGTGCTCCACCTGGTCATGTGGGCCACCGGATGGGAGCTGTTCGCGGGCCGCGGGCTGCAGATCTTCGTGGTCACGGTGCTGCTGAGCCTGCTGGCCGCAGAGGCGGCCTACCGGTTCGTCGAGCTGCCGGCGCTGGCCCTGGGACGACGCCCGAGCAGGTTCACCCGGAACCGGGGCACGCGCACCGGGCCGTCCGCCGCGGACGACGACGCCAGTGCCAGCGCCGCGAGCGCCGGGACGCAGAGGTAG